A region of Pyxidicoccus parkwaysis DNA encodes the following proteins:
- a CDS encoding lipase family protein has protein sequence MRLRHSLYLAGTLLLGSITGCGEGVEPESSPETPSVEAPAGEQLGTAESAASTTGITSHFRTWLSANGYDSYDFARADLSGGSYGGKASSTDTVVNQPVIFIHGNSDKAIGTGTAGQTGWTASVDYFLSKGYKTSELYATTWGPASATMSAYQYHSKANVMKVRKFIEAVLKYTGASKVDIVTHSMGVTLTRKAILGGTANDSADGGDYNVGSPLTGSVDTFVGIAGANLGLTSCYQTGPTTPTCGSTNGLYPGYLYFGFVTGRSAYLNNLMSTSGYEGTYRYTIYSTADEVIGYGGIVYGDYTSRIPGQTGEKVYSAYPYGHFNSKDLTADVQYNMVRNHTIP, from the coding sequence ATGCGTCTGCGGCATTCGCTCTATCTCGCGGGCACGCTGCTGCTCGGTTCCATCACCGGCTGCGGCGAGGGCGTCGAGCCCGAGTCCTCCCCCGAGACTCCCTCGGTCGAAGCGCCCGCGGGCGAGCAACTCGGCACCGCGGAGTCCGCGGCGTCCACCACCGGCATCACCTCGCACTTCCGCACCTGGCTCTCCGCCAACGGCTACGACAGCTACGACTTCGCGCGCGCGGACCTGTCCGGCGGCAGCTACGGCGGCAAGGCCAGCAGCACGGACACCGTGGTGAACCAGCCCGTCATCTTCATCCACGGCAACTCGGACAAGGCCATTGGCACGGGCACCGCGGGCCAGACGGGATGGACGGCCTCCGTCGATTACTTCCTGTCCAAGGGCTACAAGACGAGCGAGCTGTACGCCACGACGTGGGGCCCGGCCAGCGCGACGATGTCCGCGTACCAGTACCACTCGAAGGCGAACGTGATGAAGGTGCGCAAGTTCATCGAGGCGGTGCTCAAGTACACCGGCGCCTCCAAGGTGGACATCGTCACCCACTCCATGGGCGTGACGCTCACGCGCAAGGCCATCCTCGGCGGCACCGCCAATGACTCGGCGGATGGCGGCGACTACAACGTGGGCTCGCCGCTCACGGGCTCGGTGGACACCTTCGTCGGCATCGCCGGCGCCAACCTGGGCCTCACGTCCTGCTACCAGACGGGCCCCACCACGCCCACCTGCGGCTCCACCAACGGCCTGTACCCGGGCTACCTGTACTTCGGCTTCGTGACGGGCCGCTCGGCGTACCTCAACAACCTCATGTCCACGAGCGGCTACGAGGGCACGTACCGCTACACCATCTACTCCACGGCGGACGAAGTCATCGGCTACGGAGGCATCGTCTACGGTGACTACACCTCCCGCATCCCCGGCCAGACGGGCGAGAAGGTGTACTCGGCGTACCCGTACGGGCACTTCAACTCGAAGGACCTGACGGCGGACGTGCAGTACAACATGGTGCGCAACCACACCATCCCGTAG
- a CDS encoding synaptic vesicle VAT-1 family membrane protein yields the protein MRARKVVIEKAGGYEQLHLRNLNQVSPGPGEVVVATEAIGVNYADCVIRMGLYASAKEFVGWPITPGFEFSGTVVSVDAGVTDLAVGTRVFGVTRFGGYSTHVAVPRHQVFALPSRLTMEQAAGFPAVFLTAYYALFELAHPRAGSTVLVHSAAGGVGSALLQLGRIAGCRMVGVVGGPHKVEAARALGADVVIDKSREDLWAAAERASPRGYDVVLDANGPSTLRDSYKHLASPGKLVIYGFHSMLPRTGGRPNYAKLAWDWLRTPRFDPLTLTNDNMSVLAFNLSYLFEQRGILEESMARLLGWVEEGKLVSPQVTRFPLDAVAEAHKALESGTTVGKLVLVP from the coding sequence ATGCGCGCACGCAAGGTCGTGATTGAGAAGGCGGGTGGGTACGAACAGCTCCACCTGCGAAACCTGAATCAGGTTTCACCTGGACCCGGGGAGGTCGTGGTGGCCACCGAGGCCATTGGCGTGAACTATGCGGACTGCGTCATCCGCATGGGGCTGTACGCCTCGGCGAAAGAATTCGTCGGCTGGCCGATTACTCCGGGTTTCGAATTCTCAGGAACGGTGGTTTCGGTGGATGCCGGAGTCACGGACCTGGCGGTGGGGACGCGTGTCTTCGGCGTCACACGGTTCGGCGGATATTCGACGCACGTCGCCGTGCCGCGTCATCAGGTGTTCGCGTTGCCGTCGCGGTTGACGATGGAGCAGGCGGCGGGGTTTCCGGCGGTGTTCCTCACGGCGTACTACGCGTTGTTCGAGCTGGCGCACCCGAGGGCGGGGTCGACGGTGTTGGTGCACTCGGCGGCGGGTGGGGTGGGGAGCGCGCTGCTGCAGTTGGGGAGGATTGCGGGGTGCCGGATGGTGGGCGTGGTGGGCGGGCCTCACAAGGTGGAGGCGGCGCGGGCGCTGGGGGCGGACGTGGTCATCGACAAGAGCCGCGAGGACTTGTGGGCGGCGGCGGAGCGGGCGTCGCCTCGTGGATATGACGTGGTGCTGGATGCGAACGGGCCGTCCACGCTGCGTGACAGCTACAAGCACCTGGCGTCGCCGGGGAAGCTGGTCATCTACGGCTTCCACTCGATGTTGCCGCGCACGGGCGGGAGGCCGAACTACGCGAAGCTGGCGTGGGACTGGCTGCGCACGCCGAGGTTCGACCCGCTCACGTTGACGAACGACAACATGAGCGTGCTCGCGTTCAACCTGTCCTATCTGTTCGAGCAGCGCGGGATTCTGGAGGAGTCCATGGCGCGGCTGTTGGGCTGGGTGGAGGAGGGGAAGCTGGTGTCACCGCAGGTGACGCGCTTCCCGCTGGACGCGGTGGCGGAGGCGCACAAGGCGCTGGAGTCGGGGACGACGGTGGGGAAGCTGGTGCTGGTGCCTTGA
- a CDS encoding SDR family oxidoreductase — MARDALNRYFWDMNLQDQHVVVIGGSSGIGLGVASAALEAGASVTLVGRAPEKLEAAASRLGNGQRVRTFTADVTEEAQVRELFQSRPPVNHVVVTAVHAYYAPIRQFDLAQARRTLDSKLMAAFNVAKHARFEGPGSLTFTGGVAADRPGPGGAVIASVNGALVALARSLALELAPVRVNVISPGWIDTPMWDVIAGAAKQERLEQHARRLPVGRVGVPADIGSAVLFLMGNGFTTGETLHVDGGHRLV; from the coding sequence ATGGCCCGCGACGCCCTGAATCGCTACTTCTGGGACATGAACCTTCAAGACCAGCATGTCGTCGTCATCGGTGGTTCGTCGGGCATCGGACTCGGAGTGGCCAGCGCGGCCCTGGAGGCTGGGGCCTCCGTGACGCTCGTGGGCCGGGCTCCCGAGAAGCTCGAGGCCGCGGCGTCCCGGCTCGGCAACGGGCAGCGCGTTCGCACCTTCACCGCCGACGTCACCGAGGAGGCCCAGGTGCGCGAGCTCTTCCAGTCCCGGCCTCCCGTGAACCACGTCGTCGTCACCGCGGTACATGCGTACTACGCGCCCATCCGCCAGTTCGATTTGGCGCAGGCGCGTCGCACCCTCGACTCGAAGCTCATGGCAGCGTTCAACGTCGCGAAGCATGCGCGCTTCGAGGGCCCGGGCTCGCTCACCTTCACCGGCGGCGTCGCCGCGGACAGGCCCGGCCCGGGCGGGGCCGTCATCGCCTCGGTGAATGGCGCACTGGTGGCGCTCGCGCGCTCGCTGGCGCTGGAGCTGGCACCGGTGCGCGTCAACGTCATCTCCCCTGGATGGATTGACACGCCGATGTGGGATGTCATCGCGGGGGCCGCGAAGCAGGAGCGCCTCGAGCAGCACGCGCGCCGGCTCCCCGTCGGGCGGGTGGGAGTTCCCGCTGACATCGGCAGTGCCGTCCTCTTCCTCATGGGGAACGGCTTCACCACCGGAGAGACGCTGCACGTGGACGGCGGGCACAGGCTCGTGTGA
- a CDS encoding LVIVD repeat-containing protein, which translates to MKTVFRGAWAPWLALAASLVGCGSAPVEAPATDSSPTQELKKKDDGDWAPERLAACRLITDGSSTAECGTPESFDLSACDAESLDELDAQGPFTLHVVGDNILQNDNDQAISALRFQADGRVFYEGYAMREAHVGSGSFFLTNYGTLRDGRTYRSSFVGCKTRGPKRVTGCYVSCLAGRPSYQATFEAEKVSRPPSEGDSSGLSLVGEGTVPRGIAADVFVTHGYAYVVALEDPLAGPGGLYVFDLSDRTAPRLVKSIFFPGDSYWNGVWAKDDALYVASGVRGVLVFDISNPAEPAFLRALPGNGFLNAHTLYVDGNRLYSMSAAPTPQTLIFDVTNAKQPVLLNRHQDPSVDPTVATFPHDATAQGDRLYVNHWRAGLLILDVSDPLNVVKLGQYTYPHASSHTNRVGIFDGRVIAFEGGEDWGAHLRVLDITDPANVELIGEYRLTPGVSIHNMDLRGDRLYVSHYQHGVRVLDVSKPKHPKEIGYYQTWRETDRIRGNLFYDGAIGMRVPGDGYVYVVDTSRGLLIFPEL; encoded by the coding sequence ATGAAGACAGTGTTTCGAGGTGCCTGGGCACCGTGGCTGGCATTGGCTGCATCGCTGGTGGGCTGTGGTTCCGCGCCGGTGGAAGCTCCCGCGACGGATTCTTCCCCCACGCAGGAGCTCAAGAAGAAGGACGACGGAGATTGGGCTCCGGAGCGGCTGGCCGCGTGCAGGCTCATCACCGACGGCAGCTCCACCGCCGAGTGCGGCACTCCGGAGTCCTTCGACCTGTCCGCCTGTGACGCCGAGAGCCTGGACGAACTGGACGCGCAGGGGCCCTTCACCCTCCACGTCGTCGGCGACAACATCCTGCAGAACGACAACGACCAGGCCATCTCGGCCCTCCGCTTCCAGGCGGATGGGCGCGTCTTCTACGAGGGGTACGCGATGCGCGAGGCGCACGTGGGCTCGGGGTCGTTCTTCCTCACCAACTACGGGACACTGCGGGACGGGCGCACGTACCGCTCGTCCTTCGTGGGCTGCAAGACGCGCGGGCCGAAGCGCGTGACGGGGTGCTACGTGAGCTGCCTCGCGGGCCGGCCGTCGTACCAGGCTACCTTCGAGGCGGAGAAGGTCTCCCGGCCTCCCAGCGAGGGCGACTCCTCCGGCCTGTCGCTCGTCGGCGAGGGCACCGTGCCTCGAGGCATCGCCGCGGATGTCTTCGTCACCCACGGCTACGCGTACGTGGTTGCGCTCGAGGACCCGCTCGCGGGGCCCGGTGGCCTGTATGTGTTTGACTTGAGCGACCGCACGGCGCCCCGGCTCGTGAAGTCCATCTTCTTCCCGGGCGACAGCTACTGGAACGGCGTGTGGGCCAAGGACGATGCGCTCTACGTCGCCAGCGGCGTGCGCGGCGTCCTCGTGTTCGACATCTCCAACCCGGCCGAGCCCGCCTTCCTCCGCGCGCTGCCCGGCAATGGCTTCCTCAACGCGCACACGCTCTACGTGGACGGCAACCGGCTCTACTCGATGTCCGCCGCGCCCACGCCGCAGACGCTCATCTTCGACGTGACGAACGCGAAGCAGCCCGTGCTGCTCAACCGCCACCAGGACCCGAGCGTCGACCCCACCGTCGCCACCTTCCCCCACGACGCCACCGCGCAGGGCGACCGGCTCTACGTCAACCACTGGCGCGCGGGTCTGCTCATCCTCGACGTGAGCGACCCGCTCAACGTGGTGAAGCTCGGGCAGTACACGTACCCCCATGCTTCGAGCCACACGAACCGCGTGGGCATCTTCGATGGCCGCGTCATCGCCTTCGAGGGCGGTGAGGACTGGGGCGCCCACCTGCGCGTGCTCGACATCACCGACCCGGCGAACGTGGAGCTGATTGGCGAGTACCGCCTCACGCCGGGCGTCTCCATCCACAACATGGACCTGCGGGGGGACCGGCTGTACGTCTCGCACTACCAGCACGGCGTACGCGTGCTGGACGTGTCCAAGCCCAAGCACCCGAAGGAGATTGGCTACTACCAGACCTGGCGGGAGACCGACCGGATTCGCGGCAACCTCTTCTATGACGGCGCCATCGGCATGCGCGTGCCCGGTGATGGCTACGTCTACGTCGTTGACACGTCGCGGGGTCTGCTCATCTTCCCGGAGCTCTGA
- a CDS encoding response regulator transcription factor — translation MEQPTHPAPEEGTVQVLLVEDDERLARLTSRYLQEHGVIVTVAHSGTDALTETSRHTFDVVLLDLMLPGRDGLEVCRELRGRTDVPIIMVTARGEEADRVLGLETGADDYLPKPYSSRELLARIRAQVRRARGKAGPATQPVHAGRLTLDPRSLKATLDGKVLHLTTYEFGLLRVLAERAGRVLSREQLLDLVKGSADEVFDRSVDVHIFRLRQKLEADPRNPTLLKTVRGAGYMLATGEET, via the coding sequence ATGGAGCAGCCCACGCATCCGGCCCCGGAAGAGGGCACCGTCCAGGTCCTGCTCGTCGAGGATGACGAGCGGCTGGCTCGCCTCACCAGTCGTTACCTCCAGGAGCACGGTGTCATCGTCACCGTGGCCCACTCCGGCACCGACGCGCTCACGGAGACGAGCCGTCACACGTTCGACGTCGTGCTGCTGGACCTCATGCTCCCCGGCCGCGACGGCCTGGAGGTGTGCCGCGAGCTTCGCGGCCGCACCGACGTGCCCATCATCATGGTGACGGCGCGAGGCGAGGAGGCCGACCGCGTGCTCGGCCTGGAGACGGGCGCGGACGACTACCTTCCCAAGCCCTACTCGTCGCGCGAGCTGCTCGCCCGCATCCGCGCCCAGGTGCGGCGCGCCCGGGGCAAGGCCGGTCCCGCCACGCAGCCCGTGCACGCGGGCCGCCTCACGCTGGACCCGCGCAGCCTCAAGGCCACGCTGGACGGCAAGGTGCTGCACCTCACCACGTACGAGTTCGGCCTCCTGCGCGTGCTCGCCGAGCGCGCCGGCCGCGTGCTCAGCCGCGAGCAGCTGCTCGATTTGGTGAAGGGCAGCGCGGACGAGGTGTTCGACCGCTCGGTGGACGTGCACATCTTCCGGCTGCGGCAGAAGCTGGAGGCGGACCCGCGCAACCCCACGCTGCTGAAGACGGTACGCGGAGCAGGCTACATGCTCGCCACCGGGGAAGAGACTTGA
- a CDS encoding LysR family transcriptional regulator — MMPLEDLRLFAAVARHLSFVEAAKRLGVPTSTLSRRVAHLEEALGARLLQRTSRKVGLTIEGERLLERAGPLLDELASVLDRTVDREEEPAGRLRVTAPVLTGSQRIAPALFAFAAKHPRINVELTLTNAVVSLVEEGYDLAFRMGPILDAELVARRIWSMPFAIAASPRYVREVLHGRTRLDRDTLASVPAVMSRAGGTWHLRRKDGSLDELRPNERHTVNDPRVAIAAAVEGLGVVCAPTDALKPHGDKLVQLTVVGRTVEPRELFAVYPSRRLLPRRVRLALDWVKEHG; from the coding sequence ATGATGCCCCTGGAGGACCTGCGGCTCTTCGCGGCGGTGGCGAGGCACCTGAGCTTCGTGGAGGCGGCGAAGCGGCTCGGAGTGCCCACCAGCACGCTGAGCCGCAGGGTGGCGCATCTGGAGGAGGCCCTGGGCGCCCGCCTGCTGCAACGCACGTCACGGAAGGTAGGCCTCACGATTGAGGGAGAGCGACTGCTGGAGCGCGCCGGTCCGTTGCTGGACGAACTGGCCTCAGTGCTGGACCGGACGGTGGACCGCGAGGAGGAGCCAGCGGGGAGGCTGCGCGTGACGGCGCCGGTGCTGACGGGGAGCCAGCGGATTGCGCCCGCGCTGTTCGCCTTCGCCGCGAAGCATCCGCGCATCAATGTGGAGCTCACGCTGACCAACGCGGTGGTATCGCTGGTCGAGGAGGGCTACGACCTGGCCTTCCGGATGGGGCCCATTCTGGACGCGGAGCTGGTGGCGAGGCGCATCTGGAGCATGCCCTTCGCCATCGCCGCGTCGCCGCGCTACGTGCGCGAGGTGCTCCACGGCCGGACGCGATTGGACAGGGACACGCTCGCCTCCGTGCCCGCGGTGATGAGCCGTGCCGGAGGGACGTGGCACCTGCGCCGCAAGGACGGCTCGCTCGATGAGCTGCGCCCCAACGAGCGGCACACGGTGAATGACCCGAGGGTGGCGATTGCCGCCGCGGTGGAGGGACTGGGCGTGGTCTGCGCGCCGACGGACGCATTGAAGCCGCACGGCGACAAGCTGGTGCAGCTCACGGTGGTGGGGCGCACCGTGGAGCCGCGAGAGCTTTTCGCCGTGTATCCGTCACGGCGGCTGCTGCCCCGCCGCGTGCGCCTCGCGCTCGACTGGGTGAAGGAGCACGGCTGA
- a CDS encoding alpha/beta fold hydrolase has translation MSSSRAFTALLLAAGLSSSGCVRSYATESALSFQDFDYSSEGTKEPWPVKRLPVPRTAAQYGMPTVPEVAYVDMPAASPDAKTVVFIHGLGSYLKFWRSQLDAFHQQGFRVIAVDLPGYGKSDKPGTFPYTMEAMADVVRELVDTLQVDKPILAGHSMGGQTSLSYAIRYPDALSALVLVSPAGFEKFSWKEKAWFERVMSTEFIKAAPEYAIWGSVRQGNFMHWRPGLEWLIEERVRVSRSPEFDAYAYANVRTVKGLAHNDFVRDNLHHITVPTLIVYGTDDRLIPNPFLHGGETRDIMEYGASRIPGAKLVPLKGCGHTLQLDCPERFNEAALSFVRAVEQGQVVVPEGTPPKEKAPKPGVAPSGTPAPQSLPPPTPSKEGEPAPANAPHP, from the coding sequence ATGAGCTCCTCCCGCGCCTTCACCGCCCTGCTCCTCGCGGCGGGGCTGTCCTCCTCCGGCTGCGTGCGCTCGTACGCGACCGAGTCCGCCCTCTCCTTCCAGGACTTCGACTACTCCTCCGAGGGTACGAAAGAGCCCTGGCCCGTGAAGCGGCTGCCGGTGCCTCGCACCGCCGCGCAGTACGGCATGCCCACCGTCCCCGAGGTGGCCTACGTGGACATGCCCGCCGCGTCGCCGGACGCGAAGACGGTGGTCTTCATCCACGGCCTCGGCTCGTACCTGAAGTTCTGGCGCTCGCAGCTGGACGCCTTCCACCAGCAGGGCTTCCGCGTCATCGCGGTGGACCTGCCGGGCTATGGCAAGTCCGACAAGCCGGGCACCTTCCCGTACACCATGGAGGCCATGGCCGACGTGGTGCGCGAGTTGGTGGACACGCTGCAGGTGGACAAGCCGATTCTGGCCGGCCACTCCATGGGCGGGCAGACGTCGCTGTCCTACGCCATCCGCTACCCGGATGCGCTGAGCGCGCTGGTGCTGGTGTCACCCGCCGGCTTCGAGAAGTTCTCCTGGAAGGAGAAGGCCTGGTTCGAGCGGGTGATGAGCACGGAGTTCATCAAGGCCGCGCCGGAGTACGCCATCTGGGGCAGCGTGCGTCAGGGCAACTTCATGCACTGGCGGCCCGGGCTGGAGTGGCTGATTGAGGAGCGAGTGCGCGTGTCGAGGTCGCCCGAGTTCGACGCGTACGCCTACGCCAACGTCCGCACGGTGAAGGGCCTGGCGCACAACGACTTCGTGCGCGACAACCTGCACCACATCACCGTGCCCACGCTCATCGTCTACGGCACGGATGACCGGCTCATCCCCAACCCGTTCCTCCATGGCGGCGAGACGCGCGACATCATGGAGTACGGTGCCTCGCGCATCCCCGGCGCGAAGCTGGTGCCGCTGAAGGGCTGCGGCCACACGCTGCAGCTCGACTGCCCCGAGCGCTTCAACGAGGCGGCGCTGTCCTTCGTTCGTGCCGTGGAGCAGGGGCAGGTGGTTGTGCCCGAGGGCACGCCGCCGAAGGAGAAGGCTCCGAAGCCGGGAGTCGCCCCGTCTGGAACGCCGGCGCCGCAGTCGTTGCCTCCGCCCACGCCGAGCAAGGAGGGTGAGCCGGCTCCCGCGAATGCTCCGCATCCGTGA
- a CDS encoding serine hydrolase: MRNAARKFIAGVTGMLLTMFPLLGTEASAAPRQKPPRPASLEQELLSAVRQSGFDEVLDFQHNGGRIAHPPNVDVALLELDADGRPVAAANVLLSRDYPKGVTVPIDPKTWGTTAVRYTRWDLERWDGQKDWAGATAEDDLVPGREKARLRFMAPYPASLFKLLIAFRVMRLVDRGVLTLAQPWHFMREAVDRGERPVWRWMEPMVTESDNGSTEALAKLLHEKGGMEGLNAELAELGLGTLQVNGTSPVTGRSWNPGSIHMTALDTARLLLLIEGGPGVLWRTPSGREVTAAELSQAARVYLQSLLADQALHEALSSTVLCGDPKAEPGIPAAVPRRWVDPKDGTVTAADTAFGRDTRPCNAAAEVTFLHKTGLTENYGSDGGIVRSMPWASRRHYIVVFLSNLGYRYYDPSVASAADPSKGEDGFPYVSTKISYTQRIPALGRRIDTLMKARQREKHE; the protein is encoded by the coding sequence ATGCGAAATGCGGCGCGGAAATTCATCGCGGGTGTGACGGGAATGCTGCTCACGATGTTCCCGCTCCTGGGCACGGAGGCCTCCGCCGCGCCGCGCCAGAAGCCACCACGCCCCGCCTCCCTGGAGCAGGAGCTGCTGAGCGCGGTGAGGCAGTCCGGCTTCGACGAGGTGCTCGACTTCCAACACAACGGCGGGCGCATCGCCCACCCGCCGAACGTGGACGTGGCGCTCCTCGAGCTGGACGCGGACGGGCGTCCCGTCGCGGCGGCCAACGTGCTGCTGTCGCGCGACTATCCGAAGGGCGTGACGGTGCCCATCGACCCGAAGACGTGGGGCACGACGGCGGTGCGCTACACGCGCTGGGATTTGGAGCGGTGGGACGGACAGAAGGACTGGGCCGGAGCCACGGCCGAGGACGACCTGGTGCCGGGACGAGAGAAGGCGCGGCTGCGCTTCATGGCGCCCTACCCCGCGTCGCTGTTCAAGCTGCTGATTGCCTTTCGGGTGATGAGGCTGGTGGACCGGGGCGTGCTGACGCTGGCGCAGCCGTGGCACTTCATGCGGGAAGCGGTGGACAGGGGCGAACGTCCGGTGTGGCGGTGGATGGAGCCGATGGTGACGGAGTCGGACAACGGCTCCACCGAGGCGCTGGCGAAGCTGCTGCACGAGAAGGGCGGAATGGAGGGGCTGAACGCGGAGCTGGCGGAGCTCGGGCTGGGGACGTTGCAGGTGAATGGGACGTCACCGGTGACGGGGCGAAGCTGGAACCCGGGCAGCATCCACATGACGGCGCTGGACACGGCGAGGTTGCTACTGCTCATCGAGGGCGGGCCGGGAGTGCTGTGGCGCACGCCGTCCGGGCGCGAGGTGACGGCGGCGGAGCTGTCACAAGCGGCGCGGGTGTACCTGCAATCGCTGTTGGCGGACCAGGCGCTGCATGAAGCGCTGTCGTCGACGGTGTTGTGCGGAGACCCGAAGGCGGAGCCGGGCATTCCCGCCGCGGTGCCGAGGCGCTGGGTGGACCCGAAGGACGGCACGGTGACGGCGGCGGACACGGCGTTCGGAAGGGACACGCGGCCGTGCAACGCGGCGGCGGAGGTGACGTTCCTGCACAAGACGGGGCTGACGGAGAACTACGGGAGCGACGGCGGAATCGTGCGCTCCATGCCGTGGGCATCACGCCGTCACTACATCGTCGTGTTCCTCTCCAACCTCGGCTACCGCTACTACGACCCGTCGGTGGCGAGCGCCGCGGACCCGTCGAAGGGTGAGGACGGCTTCCCCTACGTGAGCACGAAAATCAGCTACACCCAGCGCATCCCCGCACTGGGCCGCCGCATCGACACACTGATGAAGGCCCGCCAGCGTGAGAAGCACGAGTGA
- a CDS encoding Spy/CpxP family protein refolding chaperone: MACWKKLPLVMVMAFPLLACAQDAQAQRGSGGGEMMRRRPPSSLQVLLENRETLALTPEQVGKVTELQAALETKNAPLIEKLEALRPPRPPPPGDGSRAGNGPPGGAPPDAAEMEARRQQVEPLFQEVRANDDAAYAQAEAVLSDAQKTKARALISQVREQERSRREAMHQRMRGGGQ, from the coding sequence ATGGCCTGTTGGAAGAAGCTGCCGCTGGTGATGGTGATGGCGTTCCCGCTGCTGGCGTGTGCGCAGGATGCGCAGGCGCAGCGTGGCTCGGGAGGCGGGGAGATGATGCGCCGGCGCCCGCCGTCCTCGCTGCAGGTGCTGCTGGAGAATCGGGAGACGCTCGCCCTCACGCCGGAGCAGGTGGGGAAGGTGACGGAGCTGCAGGCGGCGCTGGAGACGAAGAATGCGCCGCTCATCGAGAAGCTGGAGGCGCTGCGGCCGCCGCGCCCGCCGCCGCCGGGAGATGGCAGCCGCGCGGGCAACGGCCCCCCGGGAGGCGCGCCGCCGGACGCGGCGGAGATGGAGGCGCGCAGGCAGCAGGTGGAGCCGCTGTTCCAGGAGGTGCGCGCCAATGACGATGCCGCGTACGCGCAGGCGGAGGCGGTGCTGAGCGACGCGCAGAAGACGAAGGCGCGCGCGCTCATCTCGCAGGTGCGCGAGCAGGAGCGCAGCCGGCGCGAGGCGATGCACCAGCGGATGCGGGGCGGCGGTCAGTGA
- a CDS encoding acyl-CoA synthetase, with protein MPIVHDWLARRAALDPDRTALIDANNGERRISFRQWDAAASRTASFLHHVLGVQRGDRVAVLAYNCVEFLDLVFACAKLGAILQPLNWRLSPAELSALLADAEPSVVVFGSEFRAPVDTVRARASFVRHWVCLAPPGPSERAFSEREHAPSTPLPRLELEADAPWVLCYTGGSTGVPKAAVLTHGSITANAVNTVVSWGLTSSDVALLNAPLFHAGGLSVFTTPLVFVGGASVVCRSFDVEGVFDLVHRGAVNLVFGVPTMFIEMQRHARFESVDLSRLKLLISGGAPCPGPVFERFFARGVDFKTGYGLTEAGPNNFWLPPEDVRRKPGAVGVPLFQIEARIDGEQQPGDVGELLLRGPHLCAGYWRRPEDTARTIVDGWLHTGDLASRDADGCFRIVGRSKDLIISGGENIYPSEVESVLAGHPDVAEVAVIGVPDAKWGETPRALVVVRPGTAPTAEALIAFCEGRLARYKTPKSVRFIDALPRTSPGKVDRRALSAAHGAP; from the coding sequence ATGCCCATCGTCCATGACTGGCTGGCCCGCCGCGCCGCGCTCGACCCCGACCGCACCGCCCTCATCGACGCCAACAACGGTGAGCGGCGCATCTCCTTCCGGCAGTGGGATGCCGCCGCGTCTCGCACCGCTTCCTTCCTGCATCATGTGCTCGGCGTGCAGCGGGGCGACCGCGTCGCCGTGCTCGCGTACAACTGTGTCGAGTTCCTCGACCTCGTCTTCGCGTGCGCGAAGCTGGGCGCCATCCTCCAGCCGCTCAACTGGCGCCTCAGTCCGGCGGAGTTGAGCGCGCTCCTCGCGGACGCGGAGCCCTCCGTCGTCGTGTTCGGCTCGGAGTTCCGCGCCCCGGTGGACACCGTGCGCGCGCGTGCGTCCTTCGTGCGGCACTGGGTGTGCCTCGCGCCTCCGGGACCCAGCGAGCGCGCGTTCTCCGAGCGGGAGCATGCTCCGTCCACGCCGCTGCCCCGGCTGGAGCTGGAGGCCGATGCGCCGTGGGTGCTCTGCTACACGGGCGGCAGCACCGGAGTGCCCAAGGCCGCGGTGCTCACGCATGGCTCCATCACCGCGAACGCGGTGAACACCGTGGTGAGCTGGGGGCTGACCTCGAGTGACGTGGCGCTGCTCAACGCGCCGCTGTTCCATGCCGGAGGCTTGAGTGTCTTCACCACGCCGCTCGTCTTCGTGGGCGGCGCGTCGGTGGTGTGCCGCAGCTTCGACGTGGAGGGGGTGTTCGACCTGGTGCACCGGGGCGCGGTGAACCTCGTGTTCGGCGTGCCCACCATGTTCATCGAGATGCAGCGCCACGCGCGCTTCGAGTCGGTGGACCTGTCCCGGCTCAAGCTGCTCATCAGTGGCGGGGCTCCGTGCCCGGGGCCGGTGTTCGAGCGGTTCTTCGCTCGGGGCGTGGACTTCAAGACGGGCTATGGGCTCACCGAGGCGGGGCCCAACAACTTCTGGCTGCCGCCGGAGGACGTGCGCCGCAAGCCGGGCGCTGTGGGCGTGCCCCTGTTCCAAATCGAAGCGCGCATCGACGGTGAGCAGCAGCCTGGAGACGTGGGCGAGTTGCTCCTGCGCGGGCCGCACCTGTGCGCCGGGTACTGGCGCCGTCCCGAGGACACCGCGCGCACCATCGTCGATGGTTGGCTGCACACGGGCGACCTCGCGAGCCGGGACGCGGATGGGTGCTTCCGCATCGTCGGGCGGAGCAAGGACCTCATCATCTCCGGCGGGGAGAACATCTATCCCTCCGAGGTGGAGAGCGTCCTCGCCGGGCATCCGGATGTGGCGGAGGTCGCCGTGATTGGCGTGCCGGATGCGAAGTGGGGAGAGACTCCTCGCGCGCTCGTGGTCGTGCGTCCGGGGACCGCGCCCACGGCGGAGGCGCTCATCGCGTTCTGCGAGGGACGGCTCGCCCGGTACAAGACGCCGAAGTCCGTGCGCTTCATCGATGCGCTGCCTCGCACGTCACCCGGCAAGGTGGATCGGCGCGCGCTCAGTGCGGCACATGGGGCGCCGTGA